One Nesterenkonia populi DNA window includes the following coding sequences:
- a CDS encoding ATP-grasp fold amidoligase family protein yields MKRVASKVARQAPPIAWRERKISRLEADLRRLQGKVGWNESERQRLEQRLTRSLRRVEKFREKNENLRHLHAQLNEMVAERTEELRAAEAAHTRDKKRLEGPSFLTLLAAYREFYDLRFEAETLDGIPMWQMPYKLRNYALAQSHGISTPNIHQVWGDPEDIDLSSIPAQRIVLKSDGGHSGHGVFVLERSPSGWTTLDGLLRFEGQKPAPEILERFAEWHGPYFAEEFLESTTGALVPEDIKVYTMYGEPQQILLMQADEQGSMSRKEFTRRYLGPQGDDLGKVAEMGTHNPDISAPENLEEISETARHLSRAAGMPFVRVDLYQTPRGLVLGELTPTPGGRQRYRREHDEKMGRAWIRAEVRLQQDLAAGRPLGSLYGRKKYTWWYDGVLTSQNGTSPDTWERTHRPCNEWCR; encoded by the coding sequence ATGAAGCGCGTAGCTTCAAAAGTCGCTCGGCAGGCTCCGCCAATTGCCTGGCGTGAGAGGAAGATCAGCCGTCTTGAGGCTGATCTTCGACGGCTGCAGGGCAAGGTCGGGTGGAACGAGAGTGAGCGCCAGCGCCTGGAGCAGCGGCTGACCCGCTCGCTCCGACGGGTGGAGAAGTTCCGTGAAAAGAATGAGAATCTGCGACACCTGCACGCGCAGCTCAATGAGATGGTCGCTGAACGTACGGAGGAACTTCGAGCGGCCGAGGCAGCTCACACGCGCGACAAGAAGCGGCTCGAAGGTCCATCGTTCCTTACCCTGCTGGCGGCGTATCGGGAGTTCTATGACCTCCGATTCGAGGCAGAGACTCTGGATGGCATTCCCATGTGGCAGATGCCGTACAAGCTCCGCAACTATGCCCTGGCCCAGAGCCACGGGATCTCAACCCCGAATATCCATCAGGTGTGGGGAGATCCGGAAGACATCGATCTGAGCAGCATCCCCGCGCAGAGAATCGTTCTCAAATCCGACGGTGGTCACAGCGGCCATGGAGTTTTTGTGCTTGAACGCTCCCCGTCGGGGTGGACCACCTTGGACGGGCTTCTCCGCTTCGAGGGCCAGAAGCCCGCACCGGAGATCCTCGAACGTTTCGCGGAGTGGCACGGTCCCTATTTCGCAGAAGAGTTCTTAGAAAGCACAACGGGAGCTTTGGTACCCGAGGACATCAAGGTGTACACGATGTATGGGGAGCCTCAGCAGATCCTGCTCATGCAGGCGGACGAGCAGGGGTCGATGTCGCGGAAGGAATTTACGCGGCGATACCTGGGGCCCCAGGGCGATGACCTGGGTAAGGTCGCGGAGATGGGAACCCATAACCCTGACATCTCTGCGCCGGAGAACCTTGAAGAGATCTCAGAGACCGCCCGTCATCTCTCACGTGCCGCTGGTATGCCGTTTGTTCGTGTCGACCTGTACCAGACACCTCGGGGTCTCGTCCTGGGCGAGCTGACACCCACCCCAGGCGGTCGTCAGAGGTACCGGCGGGAGCATGACGAGAAGATGGGGCGAGCTTGGATCCGCGCAGAGGTGCGTCTCCAGCAGGATCTTGCCGCAGGCCGGCCGTTGGGGTCGCTCTACGGAAGGAAGAAGTACACCTGGTGGTATGACGGAGTTCTCACGTCGCAGAACGGCACGAGCCCAGACACTTGGGAGCGGACTCACCGTCCCTGCAACGAGTGGTGCCGCTGA
- a CDS encoding glycosyl hydrolase family 28-related protein: MSDVPSRFLTYAKDLVRRMKRPTARSLWREYRREPYTHAQIPNVSFAGYNRGDDPLPRPSGPVFDVSSFGAEPNDGEDASHPVNDAIRAAEAAGGGVVHFPEGRFRFDAPIWVHGSNIVLRGSGSDRTTLYFHQPLEEAYRAARMGEWSWTGGLIWFIPRELKAALEESDWQWGANEGWLNDEPFSLIRTFVPRGSFRLPVAETHRLEAGDHVLLTVNNTIDNSLLAHLCGDLPVTSYDFGEQASSLHRQKNYQQYRWPVLIKEVRKHEVLLAQPTKIDLRPEWSPQLALLGPRVEQSGLEHLTLQMRQAPQREHNNDRGFNGPHFQAAVNCWAKDVHVVDSENGFGFTSAKGVTLSDVRVSGQARHHSFICREQTHDCLVQRFLVPPATTQLANGAKTHGINVEGYSSGNVWSDGVMEGTFDSHRRIPFENVRTQITLTNKGVLGGARRAGPHWGARFAHWNISVSNKRAYAVRLENHAPYSVIVGISGTDNIHPKPPEFAGPIHTVATDLNSAVRPSNLYEAQLTHRHRTQTAFRIEDAP; the protein is encoded by the coding sequence ATGTCTGACGTCCCCAGCCGGTTCCTCACATACGCCAAAGACCTCGTCCGCCGCATGAAGAGACCGACTGCTAGAAGCCTGTGGAGGGAGTATCGTCGTGAACCTTATACTCACGCTCAAATCCCCAACGTCTCCTTTGCTGGATACAACCGCGGAGACGATCCTCTCCCTCGACCCTCCGGTCCAGTCTTTGATGTTTCTTCCTTCGGGGCCGAACCGAACGATGGAGAGGACGCCAGCCATCCAGTTAATGATGCGATCAGAGCCGCCGAAGCTGCCGGCGGGGGCGTGGTTCACTTTCCAGAGGGACGATTCCGCTTCGATGCCCCGATCTGGGTACACGGATCGAATATCGTACTTAGAGGGTCAGGATCAGACAGGACTACCCTCTATTTCCACCAACCTCTCGAAGAGGCATACCGGGCGGCTCGCATGGGCGAGTGGTCCTGGACCGGTGGCCTGATCTGGTTCATCCCTAGGGAGCTAAAGGCCGCTCTGGAAGAATCAGACTGGCAGTGGGGAGCTAACGAAGGTTGGCTTAATGACGAACCTTTCTCCTTAATAAGAACGTTCGTTCCCCGAGGCAGCTTTCGACTGCCCGTTGCCGAGACCCACCGCCTTGAGGCTGGCGACCATGTGCTACTCACTGTCAACAACACAATCGACAACAGCTTACTAGCGCATCTATGCGGCGACCTTCCAGTCACCAGTTACGACTTCGGCGAGCAAGCCTCCTCCCTTCATCGCCAAAAGAACTACCAGCAGTACCGCTGGCCTGTACTGATAAAAGAGGTGCGAAAGCACGAAGTGCTTCTGGCTCAACCGACAAAAATCGACCTCCGGCCCGAATGGTCGCCACAATTAGCGCTCCTTGGCCCGCGCGTCGAACAGTCCGGATTAGAGCACCTAACGCTGCAGATGAGACAAGCGCCCCAACGAGAGCACAACAACGACCGGGGGTTCAACGGGCCTCATTTTCAAGCGGCCGTTAACTGTTGGGCCAAGGACGTACACGTCGTCGACAGCGAGAACGGATTCGGCTTCACGTCGGCTAAGGGGGTAACCCTTAGTGACGTGAGAGTTTCAGGACAAGCACGCCATCACAGCTTCATCTGCCGAGAACAGACACACGATTGTCTGGTCCAACGATTTCTCGTGCCGCCCGCGACCACACAGCTAGCCAACGGAGCAAAAACGCACGGAATCAACGTCGAGGGGTACTCCTCGGGAAATGTATGGTCTGACGGCGTGATGGAAGGAACGTTCGATTCACACCGCCGAATCCCCTTCGAGAACGTGAGAACCCAGATCACATTGACGAATAAAGGTGTGCTAGGAGGCGCTCGCCGCGCAGGCCCCCACTGGGGAGCGAGGTTCGCCCACTGGAACATCAGTGTCAGCAATAAACGCGCATATGCCGTGCGACTGGAGAACCACGCACCCTATAGCGTGATAGTTGGAATAAGCGGGACTGACAACATTCACCCTAAACCCCCAGAATTTGCGGGACCTATTCACACGGTTGCCACGGACCTAAACTCCGCTGTTCGCCCCAGCAATCTGTACGAAGCCCAGCTCACCCACAGACACCGTACGCAGACCGCCTTTCGCATCGAGGATGCCCCATGA
- a CDS encoding glycosyltransferase, protein MNPLFIGYTRFSVHQYNSGSFNATSRNQFSEEDYTNWLYADDRLAPRTEIFIDESLPQLAESSGECEIVHIVTISPSLPQKYRDALEHARSRYKFLRIYETKKRAAPSHPNLGLVRTFLAKRNMQGKVFGMYRLDDDDVLPIDFFARMTPYVDPGHVGYRVSLPQGIAAVRTGSGYVLPWTTYEAKSSAGFLSVHKFSKDGKNIHGLENQRHIRGHQNSDRNFPTVLDAREPGFFRARHASQDSTLESTGGPFYTRTLSRALEKSRASLDTLAKYYPHVKKATFDSIKDLPQKQNLLEQNHTCSSEEPILHDLDGAHILSGRLSRPLAKEETLALRVRTSGEPSSDSHTWKEAGFNADRATGEYIKPLHIDRSSTEVIAVIEPPHGAQVHAFTFEGNTDDLQLEELQVAPLT, encoded by the coding sequence ATGAACCCCCTCTTCATCGGATACACACGCTTCAGCGTTCATCAATACAACTCGGGAAGCTTCAACGCCACAAGCCGGAACCAGTTTTCTGAGGAGGACTACACAAACTGGCTTTATGCTGACGACCGGCTGGCTCCACGCACCGAGATCTTTATCGACGAGAGCCTCCCCCAGCTCGCGGAATCCTCCGGCGAGTGCGAAATCGTGCATATCGTCACTATCTCCCCCTCTCTCCCGCAAAAGTACCGGGACGCACTAGAGCATGCACGTTCTCGGTACAAGTTCCTTCGGATCTACGAAACTAAGAAGCGAGCCGCCCCCAGTCACCCGAACCTCGGTCTTGTGAGGACCTTTCTGGCCAAGAGGAACATGCAGGGGAAGGTGTTCGGCATGTATCGGCTCGACGACGACGACGTCCTCCCCATTGACTTCTTCGCCAGAATGACCCCCTATGTCGATCCCGGTCACGTAGGCTATAGGGTCTCCCTCCCGCAAGGAATCGCTGCAGTAAGGACCGGGAGCGGCTATGTCTTGCCGTGGACTACTTACGAGGCCAAGAGCTCAGCCGGGTTCCTCTCAGTCCACAAGTTCTCGAAAGACGGGAAGAATATTCACGGTCTTGAAAACCAACGCCACATTCGTGGTCACCAAAACTCGGACCGTAATTTCCCAACCGTATTGGACGCACGCGAACCGGGGTTCTTCCGTGCACGCCATGCAAGCCAGGACAGCACACTTGAGTCGACAGGCGGGCCGTTCTATACACGCACCCTTAGCAGGGCCCTAGAGAAGTCGAGGGCCTCGTTGGACACTCTGGCTAAATACTATCCCCACGTTAAAAAGGCAACTTTCGACTCAATTAAAGATCTTCCCCAAAAACAAAACCTACTAGAGCAGAATCATACATGCTCCAGCGAGGAACCCATCTTGCACGATCTGGACGGCGCGCATATCCTCAGTGGCCGCCTCTCGCGTCCGCTAGCGAAAGAAGAGACCCTAGCTCTCCGGGTGCGCACCTCTGGAGAGCCTTCCTCCGACTCCCACACGTGGAAAGAAGCCGGTTTTAACGCGGATCGAGCCACCGGAGAGTATATAAAACCTCTGCACATTGACCGAAGCTCAACCGAGGTCATCGCCGTCATCGAACCACCTCACGGGGCGCAAGTTCACGCTTTCACCTTTGAAGGCAATACTGACGACCTACAACTGGAAGAGTTGCAGGTCGCACCCCTAACTTAA